Proteins from one Poecile atricapillus isolate bPoeAtr1 chromosome 6, bPoeAtr1.hap1, whole genome shotgun sequence genomic window:
- the HSPA12A gene encoding heat shock 70 kDa protein 12A has protein sequence MSAETDAVSTSAYSSPAKSLGDPGITPLSPSHIVKDSDADDAVEQLFLVVVAIDFGTTSSGYAYSFTKEPECIHVMRRWEGGDPGVSNQKTPTTILLTPERKFHSFGYAARDFYHDLDPTESKHWLYFEKFKMKLHTTGNLTMETDLTAANGKKVKALEIFAYALQFFKEQALKELSDQGGSDFENTEVRWVITVPAIWKQPAKQFMRQAAYKAGMASPENPEQLIIALEPEAASIYCRKLRLHQMIELSSRAPVNGYSPSDTIGTGFTQGKEHVRRNRQSRTFMVENVIGEIWSELEEGDRYIVVDSGGGTVDMTVHQIRLPEGHLKELYKATGGPYGSLGVDYEFEKLLCKIFGEDFIEQFKIKRPAAWVDLMIAFESRKRAAAPDRTNPLNITLPFSFIDYYKKFRGHSVEHALRKSNVDFVKWSSQGMLRMSPDAMNALFKPTIDQIVQHLSEVFDKPEVTNVKFLFLVGGFAESPLLQQAVQSAFGSRCRVIIPQDVGLTILKGAVLFGLDPAVIKVRRSPLTYGVGVLNRFVEGKHPPEKLLVKDGTRWCTDVFDKFISADQSVALGETVTRSYTPAKPSQLVIVINIYSSEQDSVSFITEPGVKKCGTLRLDLTGTDASVPNRREIKTLMQFGDTEIKAMAVDVATSKSVKVGIDFLNY, from the exons ATGAGTGCCGAAACAG aTGCAGTTTCCACATCTGCTTACTCATCACCAGCCAAAAGTTTGGGAGACCCTGGAATAACTCCACTGTCTCCATCACACATTGTG AAGGACTCTGATGCAGACGATGCTGTAGAACAGTTATTTCTTGTTGTTGTGGCTATTGATTTTGGCACAACATCCAGTGGCTACGCCTACAGCTTCACCAAGGAGCCAGAATGTATTCATGTAATGAG ACGATGGGAAGGTGGAGATCCGGGTGTTTCCAATCAGAAGACCCCAACCACTATTCTCCTAACACcagagagaaagttccacagctTTGGATATGCAGCAAGAGATTTCTACCATGACTTGGATCCCACTGAATCAAAGCACTGGTTGTATTTTGAAAAGTTTAAGATGAAGCTACATACCACTGGT AATCTTACCATGGAGACAGACCTGACAGCTGCAAATGGCAAGAAAGTCAAAGCACTTGAGATATTTGCTTATGCTCTGCAATTCTTTAAGGAACAGGCATTAAAG gagCTCAGTGACCAAGGAGGCTCAGACTTTGAAAACACTGAAGTAAGATGGGTCATTACAGTGCCTGCTATTTGGAAGCAGCCTGCAAAGCAGTTTATGAGACAAGCTGCCTACAAG GCAGGAATGGCATCTCCTGAAAATCCCGAGCAGCTGATCATTGCCCTGGAACCCGAGGCTGCCTCTATCTACTGCCGAAAGCTGCGCCTGCACCAGATGATAGAGCTGAGTAGTAGGGCACCTGTCAATGGCTACAGCCCGAGTGACACTATTGGAACTGGATTTACACAGG GGAAGGAGCACGTGCGCCGGAACCGGCAGAGTCGGACCTTCATGGTGGAAAATGTCATAGGAGAGATCTGGTCTGAGCTGGAGGAAG GTGATCGGTACATCGTGGTTGACAGCGGAGGAGGCACAGTGGATATGACTGTCCATCAGATCAGGCTCCCTGAAGGACATCTAAAGGAGCTCTACAAAGCAACAG gtgggCCATACGGTTCTCTAGGTGTGGACTATGAATTCGAAAAGCTGCTGTGTAAAATATTTGGGGAAGATTTCATTGAGCAGTTTAAGATCAAGCGCCCTGCGGCCTGGGTGGATCTGATGATCGCGTTTGAGTCCCGCAAGCGGGCGGCAGCTCCCGACAGGACCAACCCCCTAAACATCACCCTGCCCTTCTCCTTCATTGACTACTACAAGAAGTTCCGAGGTCACAGTGTAGAACATGCCTTGAGGAAAAGCAA TGTGGACTTTGTGAAATGGTCCTCCCAGGGCATGCTGAGGATGAGCCCGGATGCGATGAATGCTCTTTTCAAACCTACGATTGACCAGATCGTTCAGCACCTGA GTGAAGTGTTTGATAAGCCAGAGGTGACCAATGTGAAGTTTCTGTTCCTGGTGGGTGGCTTTGCTGAATCCCCCTTGCTCCAACAAGCCGTCCAGAGCGCTTTTGGCTCGAGGTGCCGGGTCATCATTCCCCAGGATGTGGGTCTGACCATCCTCAAAGGAGCTGTTCTCTTCGGCCTCGACCCTGCTGTCATCAAGGTGCGGCGCTCCCCTCTCACCTACGGCGTCGGGGTGCTCAACCGCTTCGTGGAGGGCAAGCATCCCCCGGAGAAGCTCCTGGTCAAGGACGGCACGCGCTGGTGCACCGATGTCTTCGACAAATTTATCTCAGCCGACCAGTCTGTAGCCCTGGGAGAGACTGTGACACGCAGCTACACACCTGCCAAGCCTTCTCAGTTAGTAATAGTGATCAATATCTACAGCTCGGAGCAAGACAGCGTCAGCTTCATCACCGAGCCCGGCGTGAAGAAGTGCGGCACCCTGCGCTTGGACCTGACGGGAACTGACGCTTCCGTGCCCAACCGGCGCGAGATCAAAACACTGATGCagtttggggacactgaaatCAAAGCCATGGCTGTTGATGTTGCGACCTCTAAAAGTGTCAAAGTTGGTATTGATTTCTTAAATTACTAA